A genomic region of Thermodesulfobium narugense DSM 14796 contains the following coding sequences:
- a CDS encoding APC family permease: MTVTGLDTFKILIMIFCNALLLAALFYLTKRKRILYYKKGGMLFLGFMGVAVITMMDELTSIFYAPGEAFHFIGKHAVFYLVFTFAMVTLYSFSLTEVAEILEKNNLKGGGVYNFSYLVLGQTFSFVAVASIIVDYITTAAMSSVSAIDNIHSLLAFPHELKIIFEVSIILFIAFLNLIGIKENVKVTYSIFVIAAVVLVNVAILGLFNINTGLPFLIDAYHASLKDILTSNPIHSYTSITFNMSATILAFSGIESVLQTHSLVENWKTIKKAYITLALTVGIIIPLVGTLALSQVPNPIDHSEDLITFFSRMLGGLPLAIIVVILAAVTLIFAVNTAMVASVELLDRVAEKYKFKPLTKTNRFGAAYRIIIIMSTAFISIILITSGNQHTVAQMYAIGLVATFVINLFNLIVYRAYRGREDVKEYSTSILLNSFLFILFLGSFIFLLKDKPDGALLWLSSLIVFLIFGTIIIRSKNIDKAVKISTEKPQDVINYIKENDISNIHIYFRRPMERTSERIDDSSKIFVTFFMSRQSIPKRISNNHFIIPVNHFWGIDGGINGLLGLLQESFPDRRIVVHLGWPTSSWLERVAMGLRTYHILRLPTIYPKFEFKMEFFPQKTPKK; encoded by the coding sequence TTGACTGTAACTGGTTTAGATACGTTCAAGATCTTAATTATGATCTTTTGTAATGCTTTGCTTCTTGCAGCGCTGTTTTACCTTACAAAGAGAAAAAGGATTTTATACTATAAAAAAGGTGGAATGCTTTTCTTAGGTTTTATGGGGGTTGCAGTAATTACAATGATGGACGAATTAACGTCTATATTTTATGCTCCCGGTGAGGCTTTTCACTTTATTGGCAAACATGCTGTTTTCTACCTTGTTTTTACTTTTGCAATGGTAACTTTATATTCCTTTTCTCTAACTGAAGTTGCTGAAATTCTTGAAAAAAATAATCTTAAAGGTGGCGGAGTATATAATTTTTCTTATTTGGTTCTTGGTCAGACCTTTTCTTTTGTTGCTGTTGCTTCTATAATAGTTGACTATATTACGACTGCAGCAATGTCAAGCGTTTCTGCTATAGACAATATACACTCTCTCCTAGCATTTCCCCATGAACTAAAGATAATATTTGAAGTTTCGATTATATTGTTTATTGCCTTCCTTAATTTGATAGGCATTAAGGAAAATGTTAAAGTAACTTATTCTATATTTGTAATTGCAGCTGTCGTATTGGTGAACGTTGCAATTCTAGGACTTTTTAATATCAATACAGGATTGCCTTTTCTTATTGATGCATATCATGCTAGCTTAAAAGATATTTTAACTTCCAATCCGATCCACTCATACACGTCTATTACTTTTAATATGTCGGCTACTATACTTGCTTTTTCAGGTATCGAATCTGTATTGCAGACGCATTCACTAGTAGAAAATTGGAAAACTATCAAAAAGGCATATATTACGCTTGCTTTAACAGTTGGGATTATAATACCGTTGGTTGGAACGCTTGCCCTCTCACAAGTACCAAATCCAATAGATCACTCAGAAGATCTTATAACCTTTTTTTCACGTATGTTAGGCGGCTTACCACTAGCAATAATAGTAGTAATACTCGCAGCTGTTACTTTGATATTTGCTGTAAATACTGCGATGGTAGCGTCTGTTGAGCTTCTTGATAGGGTTGCGGAAAAGTATAAATTTAAACCGCTAACGAAAACCAATAGATTTGGTGCAGCGTATAGAATAATTATTATTATGTCTACTGCATTTATTTCGATAATTTTGATAACATCCGGCAATCAGCATACTGTAGCACAGATGTACGCAATAGGTCTTGTAGCCACATTTGTAATAAACCTTTTTAACCTTATAGTATATAGGGCGTACAGGGGTAGAGAAGATGTAAAAGAATATTCTACAAGCATACTTTTAAATAGTTTCCTTTTCATATTGTTTTTGGGAAGCTTTATATTTTTACTTAAAGACAAGCCTGATGGTGCTCTTTTATGGCTCTCTTCGTTAATTGTCTTCTTGATATTTGGAACTATTATTATAAGAAGTAAGAATATTGATAAAGCTGTCAAGATATCAACAGAGAAGCCCCAAGACGTGATAAACTACATAAAGGAAAATGATATATCCAATATTCATATCTATTTTAGAAGGCCTATGGAACGTACATCAGAAAGAATCGATGACTCTTCAAAAATTTTTGTAACGTTTTTTATGTCCAGGCAAAGCATACCTAAACGAATATCAAATAATCATTTTATAATTCCGGTCAATCATTTTTGGGGGATTGACGGCGGCATAAATGGCTTGCTTGGCTTATTGCAGGAGAGTTTTCCGGACAGAAGGATAGTTGTTCATCTGGGCTGGCCTACTTCTTCCTGGCTTGAAAGGGTTGCTATGGGTTTAAGAACTTATCATATCTTGAGACTACCGACCATTTACCCAAAATTTGAATTCAAGATGGAATTTTTCCCTCAAAAAACACCTAAGAAATGA
- a CDS encoding ABC1 kinase family protein, with translation MFLLKIGRSYRELKRYLTIFSVLIRYGFEDILDKVEGRLGFRFFIFWQRGTVRKEKTGIERLSTPERVRLVLEELGPTFIKFGQILSCRPDLLSNQFIEELSKLQDNVPPFPFIKVREVIESQFKRPLEEMFTSFDETPIAAGSLAQVHKAITKTKKEVAVKVQRPGIEKIIESDIKILYDFAILLKKHFSEIGYYEPDRIVEEFAKTIRKELDFIREGRNIERFSKCFKNDKTVYFPKVYWDLTAPKVLTMEYINGYKLSEVDNFPDLNVDKKSVALNGAHFILREIFECHFFHADPHPGNIFLLNNNVMAFVDFGMVGILDDTIVDWLISVLRAILDKNVNLLIKAILSLNIAPQPKDIINFRIDLFDFLERYYEVPLKDLNVGTLIEEFLDIIRKYKIRFPTTLVLMLRALVIHEGIGRVLYPEFNMIEYLRSHIKNLMLKDINLSRISKDFSFILGDTTSLFKELPSNLREILSKLRDDNLTIRFDHKGLESLINHIDKLGNRLSLAIIIASLVIGSSILFQFQTNLKIFGYPLPGFLGFVLAILLCLKLLIEILRS, from the coding sequence GTGTTTTTACTTAAAATAGGGAGAAGTTATAGAGAGTTAAAGCGCTATTTAACAATATTTTCAGTTTTAATTCGCTATGGCTTTGAAGATATTCTTGATAAGGTTGAAGGGCGCCTAGGGTTTAGATTTTTTATTTTCTGGCAAAGGGGAACTGTTAGAAAGGAAAAAACTGGTATAGAACGTCTTTCTACGCCAGAAAGAGTACGTTTAGTTTTAGAGGAACTTGGGCCTACTTTTATAAAATTTGGTCAGATATTGAGCTGTAGACCTGACCTTCTCTCGAATCAATTTATAGAAGAGTTAAGCAAATTACAAGACAATGTCCCCCCGTTTCCTTTTATAAAGGTTAGAGAAGTCATAGAAAGCCAGTTTAAAAGGCCCCTTGAAGAGATGTTTACATCTTTTGATGAAACTCCCATAGCAGCAGGTTCTTTGGCCCAGGTACACAAAGCTATAACTAAAACTAAAAAAGAGGTAGCTGTTAAAGTCCAAAGGCCTGGAATAGAAAAGATTATTGAATCAGATATCAAAATTTTATACGACTTTGCTATTTTATTGAAAAAACACTTTTCAGAAATCGGTTATTATGAGCCTGATAGAATTGTTGAGGAATTTGCGAAGACTATTCGAAAAGAATTAGACTTTATTAGAGAAGGGCGCAATATTGAGAGATTTAGTAAATGTTTTAAAAACGATAAGACAGTTTATTTTCCAAAGGTTTACTGGGATTTAACTGCACCAAAAGTTTTGACAATGGAATATATAAATGGATATAAGCTCTCTGAGGTTGATAACTTTCCCGATCTAAATGTGGACAAAAAGAGCGTTGCTCTTAACGGTGCTCATTTTATCCTAAGAGAGATTTTTGAATGTCATTTTTTTCATGCGGATCCTCATCCTGGAAATATATTTCTTCTAAATAACAACGTTATGGCCTTTGTAGATTTTGGGATGGTAGGCATTCTTGATGATACTATTGTAGATTGGCTTATCAGTGTCTTGAGAGCTATTTTAGATAAAAATGTAAATTTATTGATAAAGGCTATTTTAAGTCTTAACATAGCTCCTCAACCAAAAGATATAATAAACTTTAGAATTGATTTATTTGATTTTTTGGAACGATATTATGAAGTCCCTTTAAAAGATCTTAACGTGGGGACGCTGATTGAAGAATTTTTAGACATAATTAGAAAATATAAGATTCGTTTCCCAACCACGTTAGTATTAATGCTAAGAGCTTTAGTAATTCATGAAGGCATTGGTAGAGTACTTTATCCAGAATTTAACATGATAGAATACTTAAGATCTCATATTAAAAACCTAATGTTAAAAGACATAAATCTTTCTAGAATTTCTAAAGATTTTTCTTTTATCCTTGGAGATACAACTTCACTCTTTAAGGAACTCCCTTCTAATTTAAGAGAGATTCTTTCAAAACTTAGAGATGACAATCTTACAATTAGATTCGATCACAAGGGATTAGAAAGTCTTATCAATCACATTGATAAATTAGGAAATCGTCTTAGTCTTGCTATCATAATTGCATCGTTGGTGATAGGTTCATCAATACTTTTTCAATTTCAAACGAACCTTAAAATATTTGGCTATCCTTTGCCTGGATTTTTAGGTTTTGTTTTAGCGATTCTATTGTGCTTAAAATTGCTTATTGAAATTTTAAGATCCTAA
- a CDS encoding phasin family protein has translation MNLINKALLMGLGVMDITREKAEKLVDELVKRGEVAKEEKYKVVNNLLDQIDKHEKELTQKVSEVVKKTISEMGVPTKDDMEKILRRLDEIEKKNS, from the coding sequence ATGAATTTAATTAACAAGGCCTTACTAATGGGACTTGGCGTGATGGATATTACTAGAGAAAAAGCTGAGAAATTAGTTGATGAATTAGTTAAGAGAGGTGAAGTTGCAAAGGAAGAAAAGTATAAGGTAGTAAACAATCTTCTTGATCAGATAGATAAGCATGAAAAGGAATTGACGCAAAAGGTTTCTGAAGTAGTTAAAAAAACTATATCCGAAATGGGTGTGCCTACCAAAGATGATATGGAAAAAATTTTAAGGAGACTTGATGAGATAGAGAAGAAAAATTCTTAA
- a CDS encoding PaaI family thioesterase: MIADDWCFACGRANPLGLRLEISQDNEGVFTTFQFQKNHQGWNNIVHGGIISTLLDELSTWAAVKLGHNVVTAQLIVKFKKPITIGTYVRVFAKVTEDKGRLIYAKSQIESLDKTILYATGLATLSVIR, encoded by the coding sequence TTGATAGCAGATGATTGGTGTTTTGCTTGTGGAAGGGCTAACCCATTAGGACTTCGTCTTGAGATATCTCAAGACAATGAAGGCGTATTTACCACATTTCAATTTCAAAAAAACCACCAAGGATGGAATAATATTGTGCACGGCGGAATAATATCAACGCTTCTAGATGAATTAAGCACCTGGGCAGCGGTTAAATTAGGGCACAACGTAGTAACAGCTCAGCTAATAGTAAAATTCAAAAAACCTATCACTATAGGCACCTATGTAAGGGTATTTGCTAAAGTAACTGAAGACAAGGGTCGCCTAATTTATGCAAAATCTCAAATAGAAAGCCTCGATAAAACTATATTATATGCTACAGGACTAGCCACTTTATCAGTTATAAGATGA
- the smpB gene encoding SsrA-binding protein SmpB gives MSSFSPIIENRKARYEYEILETLETGIELKGTEVKSLRLGKASFSGSYCQVERGELWIYDFHISPYEQGNIFNLDPKRKRRLLAHRSEILRLYNAVKRKGLTLIPLKLYWKRGIAKVQVGLARGKKLYDKRETIKKRTMEKESRRGEY, from the coding sequence ATGAGTAGTTTTTCTCCTATAATAGAAAACAGAAAAGCACGATACGAATATGAGATACTGGAAACCCTTGAAACTGGAATAGAACTTAAAGGCACAGAAGTAAAATCGCTTCGACTTGGCAAAGCTTCTTTTTCTGGATCGTATTGTCAGGTTGAAAGGGGCGAGCTTTGGATTTATGATTTTCACATATCCCCATATGAACAGGGGAACATTTTCAATCTTGATCCGAAAAGAAAAAGGAGACTCCTTGCTCACAGAAGTGAAATACTTAGGTTATACAATGCTGTAAAGCGTAAAGGGCTCACATTAATACCACTAAAGTTATATTGGAAAAGAGGAATAGCAAAAGTCCAAGTTGGACTCGCTAGAGGCAAAAAATTATATGATAAGAGAGAGACTATTAAAAAGAGAACAATGGAAAAAGAAAGTAGGAGAGGAGAATACTAA
- the sppA gene encoding signal peptide peptidase SppA — MLKRLSLALIFLLILTIVFSLGYMAAKFKPAGAKVGYIEINGTINDQTSESVSSAIRRAKQDPNIRGILLRVNSPGGSVGASQEIFETLMNYKESTGKPIIVSMGDVAASGGYYVSLAGDKIFALPSTLTGSIGVIANILDIHELMKNIGIKEETLKTGEYKDTGSMFRSLTPKDKEYLMGLIGDSYGQFLYDVSTRRNIPLDKLKSIADGRVFSGAKAKSLGLIDELGTLNDTIDYMKNLLGVKKITLEKLNSKNILEELMNTSSKTDVEQKNFLMYILPFFKNNLLK, encoded by the coding sequence ATGCTTAAAAGACTTAGTCTAGCCCTTATATTTCTTTTGATATTAACTATTGTTTTTTCTTTGGGCTATATGGCAGCAAAGTTTAAGCCAGCAGGCGCTAAAGTCGGTTATATCGAAATAAATGGAACGATAAACGATCAAACCAGCGAATCAGTATCATCAGCTATCAGGAGAGCTAAGCAAGACCCAAATATTAGGGGAATACTTTTAAGGGTAAATAGTCCCGGAGGGTCGGTTGGTGCTAGCCAGGAGATATTTGAGACCCTAATGAACTACAAAGAAAGTACAGGAAAGCCTATTATTGTTTCTATGGGAGATGTGGCCGCTTCTGGTGGTTATTATGTTTCTTTAGCGGGCGATAAAATTTTTGCCCTGCCGTCCACTCTCACTGGAAGCATAGGCGTAATCGCTAATATATTAGATATCCATGAACTTATGAAAAACATTGGCATAAAGGAAGAAACCTTAAAAACTGGAGAATATAAAGATACAGGTTCTATGTTCAGGTCTCTCACCCCAAAAGACAAAGAATATTTAATGGGCCTTATTGGAGATTCATATGGTCAATTTTTATACGACGTTTCAACAAGACGCAATATCCCTCTTGACAAGCTAAAAAGTATAGCAGATGGAAGAGTTTTTTCTGGGGCAAAAGCAAAGTCGCTTGGACTAATAGATGAACTTGGTACTCTTAACGACACTATAGATTACATGAAAAATCTACTGGGGGTTAAAAAGATTACATTAGAAAAGCTAAACAGCAAAAATATTTTAGAAGAACTGATGAACACTTCATCAAAAACTGATGTAGAACAAAAAAACTTTTTGATGTATATTCTTCCTTTTTTTAAAAATAATTTATTAAAATAA
- a CDS encoding cupin domain-containing protein yields the protein MAKIGNSFEVENKKMEVDGAKGASIRWLITPEDGAPNFAMRMITIEPNGQSPAHSHDFEHEMFVLEGEATVVSDNSETKVSEGSFIFIKPGEFHTVKNTGTKVCRFLCMVPNYSIK from the coding sequence GTGGCTAAAATTGGAAATTCCTTTGAAGTTGAAAACAAAAAAATGGAGGTAGATGGCGCTAAGGGTGCAAGTATTAGATGGCTTATAACGCCTGAAGACGGCGCACCTAATTTTGCAATGAGGATGATCACCATTGAACCAAATGGACAAAGTCCTGCTCATTCACACGATTTTGAACACGAGATGTTTGTATTAGAAGGAGAGGCAACTGTAGTCTCAGATAATTCAGAGACAAAGGTATCAGAAGGGTCCTTCATTTTTATAAAACCTGGTGAATTTCATACTGTTAAAAATACCGGTACAAAAGTTTGCAGGTTTTTGTGCATGGTACCAAACTATTCCATAAAGTAA
- a CDS encoding cupin domain-containing protein codes for MLPRLKNLNKLAFERKNGINKKIVFSPNTDGNHFLSLHLYEGVPGEEIKLDTEVGDEIIVVINGSLKVNINDVEYHVKKDMSILLPSGASYQLIIEGGEPLKAFVIGCEQCILASDLKKEFESVTE; via the coding sequence ATGCTACCAAGACTAAAAAATTTAAACAAACTCGCTTTCGAAAGAAAAAACGGCATAAACAAAAAGATCGTATTTTCTCCAAACACTGATGGCAATCATTTTTTGTCACTGCATCTTTATGAGGGTGTGCCAGGAGAAGAAATCAAACTTGACACAGAGGTGGGCGATGAAATAATTGTTGTAATCAATGGCAGTCTAAAAGTAAACATTAATGACGTTGAATATCATGTAAAAAAGGACATGTCTATCCTTTTACCCTCAGGCGCAAGCTATCAGCTTATAATTGAAGGAGGGGAACCGCTAAAGGCTTTTGTAATAGGCTGTGAACAATGTATTCTTGCAAGCGACTTGAAAAAAGAATTTGAATCGGTAACAGAATAA
- a CDS encoding riboflavin synthase, which produces MFTGIIEDVGQIISFSPQGYGYKIKISFKKQFDDLKISDSIAVDGVCLTVTKINGQSFEADISKETVSVTTFKHLKAGMKVNLERAMKHDSRFGGHIVLGHVDAVGKIASIKSEKLNTILTVEFPLQLKKYIAHKGSIAINGISLTIAAVKENSFDVALIPLTIKETSLSDKKVGSLVNIEVDVISRYIENLLKYKD; this is translated from the coding sequence ATGTTTACTGGTATCATAGAAGATGTTGGCCAAATAATTTCCTTTTCTCCACAAGGATATGGCTATAAAATTAAAATTTCTTTTAAAAAACAATTTGATGATTTAAAAATTTCTGATTCTATCGCAGTTGATGGTGTTTGTCTGACGGTAACAAAAATAAACGGTCAATCCTTTGAAGCCGATATCTCAAAAGAAACTGTTTCTGTTACTACTTTTAAACATTTGAAAGCTGGAATGAAAGTGAATCTTGAAAGAGCAATGAAACACGACTCAAGATTTGGAGGACACATCGTGCTTGGTCATGTAGATGCTGTGGGGAAAATTGCATCCATCAAGAGTGAAAAGTTGAATACAATACTTACTGTAGAATTCCCTCTCCAACTAAAAAAATATATAGCTCATAAAGGCTCTATCGCTATAAACGGAATAAGCTTAACTATAGCTGCAGTAAAAGAAAATTCTTTTGACGTGGCGCTCATACCTCTAACTATAAAGGAAACTTCTCTTTCAGACAAGAAAGTAGGCTCACTCGTTAATATTGAAGTCGACGTTATATCAAGATATATTGAAAATCTGCTGAAGTATAAGGATTAG
- a CDS encoding endonuclease III domain-containing protein yields the protein MTKEIDLLKNYEILYDTFGPQGWWPADSPLEVIVGAVFTQNTSWKNVEKAIFKLKQENLLTLNKLVDIEQDKLAMFIKSVGYYNIKAKRLKNLISEIYRNFKKIEEVKKLDLIDARRFLLGINGIGYETADSILLYALEYPIFVIDTYTLRWLERLNIKFSGNKKEIYHKSQDFFMKNLPNETELFKEYHALIVKLGKEFCKKKPDCKECPFLVKAQQHFL from the coding sequence TTGACAAAAGAAATTGATCTTTTAAAAAATTATGAAATTTTATATGATACTTTTGGCCCTCAGGGCTGGTGGCCAGCTGATAGTCCATTGGAAGTTATAGTTGGTGCTGTTTTTACTCAAAACACTTCGTGGAAAAATGTAGAAAAGGCTATCTTCAAATTAAAACAGGAAAATTTATTGACCCTTAATAAATTGGTTGATATTGAACAGGACAAACTTGCAATGTTTATTAAGTCTGTTGGATATTACAACATAAAAGCCAAAAGATTAAAAAACCTTATATCAGAAATATATAGAAATTTCAAAAAAATCGAAGAGGTTAAAAAATTAGATTTAATCGATGCAAGAAGATTTCTTCTCGGTATAAACGGCATTGGATATGAAACTGCTGATTCTATTCTTCTTTATGCTCTTGAATACCCCATATTTGTAATTGACACATACACTCTAAGATGGCTCGAAAGGCTTAATATAAAATTTTCTGGTAACAAAAAGGAGATTTATCATAAATCACAAGATTTCTTTATGAAGAATTTGCCAAATGAAACTGAATTGTTCAAAGAATATCACGCTCTAATTGTAAAACTTGGAAAAGAATTTTGTAAGAAGAAACCAGATTGCAAAGAATGCCCTTTTCTTGTCAAAGCTCAACAACACTTTCTATAA
- a CDS encoding DHA2 family efflux MFS transporter permease subunit: protein MKKLIMSTDTALPNKWMVTLTIMISTLVAALDTSIVNVALPNMRGSLGASVTEITWVSTAYMLSNVVVMPAVGFLSDLFGKVRFFTFSVIIFGVGSFLCGLAWNMESMIFFRVIQGVGGGALIPMSQAILRETFPPEEQGKAMGIFGMGVVLGPGIGPTLGGYITDNYSWNWIFYINMPFIILNLILISFFLKESSDRERHTGKIDYIGLILMTIGLSTLQIMLEKGQENSWFESDFIVRLAVTSAVSLILFIIWELKTDKPIVELRVLKDLSFTSATALGGIFGMGLFGSLFLLPMLFESLLGYSVMESGLALMPRSLAMAFAMPLAGRIYNFLGPKKMIFIATVLATISFYPLTVMNLNTNAWDILVPQLIQGVAFAFIFVSLSTAALMTVEKRYMFGASGLFNLIRTVCGSVGIAVFATMLENSTTINRAYMVEHIVTNNPFYTQSSLVSPATTSPILSTWFAGLSGALMQNAGSTPADLPDKTFAILSNYIDRHAAIMAYNTTFFWILFLFIVATLFSFLIRDTRPDKLKNKEDSKVIESVVEL, encoded by the coding sequence GTGAAAAAACTAATAATGTCTACAGATACTGCTTTACCGAATAAATGGATGGTAACACTTACAATAATGATAAGCACGCTGGTAGCCGCCCTTGACACCAGTATTGTAAACGTTGCTTTGCCGAATATGAGGGGTTCTCTTGGTGCGTCAGTTACTGAAATTACCTGGGTTTCAACAGCATATATGTTATCAAATGTGGTTGTGATGCCCGCGGTTGGTTTTTTAAGCGACTTGTTTGGCAAAGTAAGATTCTTCACGTTTAGCGTGATTATTTTTGGAGTAGGTTCATTTTTGTGCGGCCTTGCTTGGAATATGGAATCGATGATCTTTTTTAGAGTTATCCAAGGGGTGGGCGGCGGCGCTCTAATTCCTATGTCACAGGCAATTCTCAGAGAAACGTTTCCTCCAGAAGAACAAGGAAAGGCTATGGGTATCTTTGGTATGGGGGTTGTTTTGGGACCCGGTATTGGACCTACACTCGGCGGCTATATTACTGATAACTATAGCTGGAACTGGATTTTTTATATAAATATGCCATTTATAATATTGAACCTAATACTAATCTCTTTCTTTTTAAAAGAGTCTTCTGATCGAGAGAGACATACCGGTAAAATTGATTATATAGGACTTATATTAATGACGATAGGCCTTTCAACCCTACAGATAATGCTCGAAAAAGGCCAGGAAAATTCTTGGTTCGAGTCTGATTTTATAGTAAGACTTGCTGTTACCAGTGCAGTTTCTCTTATATTGTTTATAATTTGGGAGTTAAAAACTGATAAACCTATTGTTGAGTTAAGGGTTTTAAAGGACCTATCCTTTACCAGTGCTACTGCACTTGGTGGGATTTTTGGCATGGGTCTCTTCGGGAGCTTGTTTTTATTGCCGATGCTTTTTGAGAGCCTTCTTGGTTATTCGGTGATGGAATCTGGCTTGGCTCTTATGCCAAGAAGCCTTGCTATGGCTTTTGCCATGCCACTTGCAGGAAGAATATATAATTTTTTGGGACCAAAAAAGATGATTTTTATTGCTACAGTATTGGCTACAATTAGCTTTTACCCTCTAACTGTAATGAATCTTAACACTAATGCTTGGGATATACTGGTTCCTCAGTTAATTCAGGGAGTTGCCTTTGCTTTTATATTTGTGTCCTTGAGCACTGCAGCTCTAATGACTGTTGAAAAAAGGTATATGTTTGGAGCATCTGGACTTTTTAATCTTATAAGAACTGTATGTGGCAGCGTTGGGATAGCTGTTTTTGCTACCATGCTTGAAAACTCCACAACTATAAACAGAGCATATATGGTAGAACACATCGTTACAAACAACCCATTTTATACGCAAAGCTCTTTGGTTAGCCCTGCTACTACGTCTCCAATACTTAGCACTTGGTTTGCTGGCCTAAGTGGAGCTTTGATGCAAAATGCGGGCTCTACACCTGCTGATTTGCCGGACAAGACTTTTGCGATTTTGAGCAATTATATTGACCGTCATGCAGCTATTATGGCTTATAATACTACGTTTTTTTGGATACTCTTTCTATTTATTGTAGCTACTTTGTTTAGCTTTCTAATTAGAGATACTAGACCTGATAAGCTAAAGAATAAAGAAGATTCAAAGGTTATAGAAAGTGTTGTTGAGCTTTGA
- a CDS encoding HlyD family secretion protein, with protein sequence MSDQLKENNIKAKFKLPQPKKPSKKGFLIFLLVVLVILSPFAYQKIVYSLTHQSTDDAYVEGTYIYISPEISGKIVAVNVERYQEVKKGQVLAEIETSDYTNALNLNEATLNKAKATINELESSEKQAEAALQQAMDNYSSAKAQAELAQKEKVRYEDLYKQDAVSADVYDTYVTKEKTAVAAMEAAKKAVAQAKAALDTIRAQKVTALYAIKQAKANLDQALVNVKRTKIYAPEDGYIAKKFAEVGNYAVPGQTLFILVKKNDLWVTANFKETQLDKMRVGQKVDIYVDAYPGIKFEGHVESFQPGTGAVFSLLPPENATGNFVKVVQRVPVRIAIDSPYDPKHPLYPGLSVNPYVDTGF encoded by the coding sequence ATGTCAGACCAACTTAAAGAAAACAATATCAAGGCTAAGTTTAAACTCCCACAGCCAAAAAAGCCTTCCAAAAAGGGTTTTCTTATATTTCTCTTAGTTGTGCTTGTAATACTTTCTCCTTTTGCTTACCAAAAGATAGTTTATTCTCTTACCCACCAGAGCACAGACGATGCATATGTTGAAGGCACGTATATTTATATTTCTCCTGAGATATCAGGCAAGATTGTTGCAGTAAATGTAGAGAGATATCAAGAAGTGAAAAAAGGTCAAGTTCTAGCTGAAATTGAAACTTCTGATTATACAAATGCCCTTAATCTCAACGAGGCTACACTAAACAAAGCTAAGGCAACAATCAATGAACTCGAAAGTTCTGAAAAACAAGCTGAAGCTGCCTTGCAACAAGCAATGGATAACTATTCATCAGCTAAAGCACAGGCAGAGCTTGCACAAAAGGAAAAGGTGAGGTATGAAGATCTTTACAAACAAGATGCAGTCTCAGCTGACGTTTATGATACCTATGTTACCAAGGAAAAGACTGCTGTAGCTGCAATGGAAGCCGCAAAAAAAGCCGTTGCTCAGGCTAAGGCGGCTCTAGACACCATCAGGGCCCAAAAGGTTACAGCTTTATATGCTATTAAACAAGCTAAGGCAAATCTGGATCAAGCCCTTGTTAACGTTAAGAGAACGAAAATTTATGCTCCAGAAGACGGCTATATTGCAAAAAAGTTTGCAGAAGTAGGAAACTATGCTGTGCCGGGTCAGACTTTGTTCATTTTAGTAAAAAAGAATGATCTATGGGTTACTGCAAACTTTAAAGAGACTCAGCTTGACAAGATGAGAGTGGGTCAAAAGGTAGATATATACGTTGATGCTTACCCTGGAATTAAGTTTGAAGGGCACGTTGAAAGTTTCCAACCAGGCACAGGAGCAGTATTTAGTCTTTTGCCACCCGAGAACGCTACAGGAAACTTCGTCAAAGTTGTTCAGAGGGTACCTGTGAGGATAGCAATTGATAGCCCATATGATCCTAAACATCCTCTTTATCCTGGGCTTTCTGTAAATCCTTATGTGGATACAGGATTTTAG